A region of Reichenbachiella carrageenanivorans DNA encodes the following proteins:
- a CDS encoding alpha/beta hydrolase, whose protein sequence is MECHVDFSCSAPYYTLNELGGHTTDLWIVCPGYGQLAKYFIRRFDVFDSQKHFVVALQGLSKFYLPDQKHVGASWMTKEDRETEMRNQQAYFDAVMIAVLQGRVLNDFNIHLMGFSQGVSMISRMAAYAKIDFKNLILWAGGFPPELSKADFSHLSMYAKLKVVIGTQDEFYALGKNYQTEIEKMEVAIGLKPEVITFEGKHEVQREVLQRCLE, encoded by the coding sequence ATGGAGTGTCATGTTGATTTTAGTTGCTCTGCGCCATACTATACCCTCAATGAGCTGGGTGGGCACACCACAGATTTGTGGATCGTGTGTCCTGGCTATGGCCAATTAGCCAAATATTTTATTCGAAGGTTTGATGTTTTTGATTCACAAAAGCATTTTGTGGTGGCTTTACAGGGCTTGTCTAAGTTTTATTTGCCAGATCAAAAACATGTAGGAGCGAGTTGGATGACCAAGGAAGATAGAGAGACTGAAATGAGAAATCAGCAGGCTTATTTCGATGCCGTGATGATCGCCGTTCTTCAGGGGCGTGTTTTGAATGATTTTAATATTCACCTCATGGGTTTTTCTCAAGGAGTGTCTATGATTAGCCGTATGGCGGCTTATGCCAAGATAGATTTTAAAAACCTAATTCTTTGGGCGGGAGGTTTTCCTCCAGAATTGTCTAAAGCAGATTTTTCTCACCTTAGCATGTATGCCAAGCTAAAAGTAGTAATCGGTACCCAAGATGAATTCTACGCTTTGGGTAAAAATTATCAAACTGAAATAGAGAAGATGGAAGTCGCTATTGGCCTTAAACCAGAGGTGATCACTTTCGAAGGGAAACACGAAGTGCAACGAGAGGTCCTCCAGCGTTGCTTGGAGTGA